The sequence GCTTCGGCCAATGCGATGGAAGAGTATTATCAGCTGCAGCAAAATCTGCTGCTGACTACCCTGGCTTTTACCGGCGTCATTTTTGTGAGCGCTTGGTTAGCCTACTCCCTGCCAATTGCTCTGAATTATTTAATAGGAGCGTGCGGCGGTGTGGTTTACTTGAGGATGTTGGCAAAAAGCGTGGCCAACATTGGGCGTGGAAGCTCAAGGCTAGGCAGTGGCCGATTGGCCCTTGTGGTCGGTTTGGTTTTAGTGGCTACTCAGTGGCAGCAGCTTCAGGTCGTTCCCGTTTTTCTAGGGTTTTTGACCTATAAGGGGGCGTTGATTGCATACACCCTCTGGACTGCCGTGCTTCCAGATTCACCCCTAGGGTCGTCCCAGTCGCCTGGTTCACCCTAGATCGGTGGTTCCCAAGCATAGCATGCTTTTTTCTGGCAGGTCTTGAGGATAAGTCGATTTAAGAGATGGCGCTCACTATGTTAATGATTCATCCCTTAGTCCTGGCAAAGCTAGAGGTTGGCGAGCATCTGTACTGGCAGATTGGTGGACTAAAACTCCATGGCCAGGTGTTTATCACCTCCTGGTTCGTCATTGGCGCGCTGCTGCTGGTGTCTTTTTTGGCCACTCGCAACATCCAGCGCATACCTTCTGGTCTCCAGAACTTTATGGAATACGCTCTGGAGTTCATTCGCGACCTGGCTAAAAACCAGATTGGTGAAAAAGAGTACCGACCCTGGGTTCCTTTTGTGGGCACCTTGTTCCTCTTTATCTTTGTCTCCAACTGGTCCGGGGCACTGATTCCGTGGAAGCTAATTCACCTACCTTCCGGTGAGTTGGCGGCTCCTACCAATGACATCAATACCACCGTAGCGCTGGCGTTGCTGACGTCCTTAGCCTACTTCTACGCTGGCTTTAGCAATCGCGGTTTGGGATACTTTGCTAAATACATCGAACCCACTCCGATCTTGCTACCCATCAACATTTTGGAAGATTTCACCAAGCCCCTCTCCCTCAGTTTCCGTCTGTTTGGAAACATCCTTGCCGATGAGCTGGTGGTCGCTGTACTGGTCTTGCTGGTGCCTCTCTTCGTGCCGCTCCCAGTAATGGTCTTGGGTTTGTTTACCAGTGCTATCCAGGCGCTGATCTTTGCAACCCTAG is a genomic window of Nodosilinea sp. E11 containing:
- a CDS encoding ATP synthase subunit I produces the protein MAPLPPEHTDPITQVEAEVDPGQPEGQSLPPASANAMEEYYQLQQNLLLTTLAFTGVIFVSAWLAYSLPIALNYLIGACGGVVYLRMLAKSVANIGRGSSRLGSGRLALVVGLVLVATQWQQLQVVPVFLGFLTYKGALIAYTLWTAVLPDSPLGSSQSPGSP
- the atpB gene encoding F0F1 ATP synthase subunit A — encoded protein: MALTMLMIHPLVLAKLEVGEHLYWQIGGLKLHGQVFITSWFVIGALLLVSFLATRNIQRIPSGLQNFMEYALEFIRDLAKNQIGEKEYRPWVPFVGTLFLFIFVSNWSGALIPWKLIHLPSGELAAPTNDINTTVALALLTSLAYFYAGFSNRGLGYFAKYIEPTPILLPINILEDFTKPLSLSFRLFGNILADELVVAVLVLLVPLFVPLPVMVLGLFTSAIQALIFATLAAAYIGEAIEGHGGEEHG